In Mycoavidus cysteinexigens, a genomic segment contains:
- the orn gene encoding oligoribonuclease, producing MIPNLTHSDVSETLSATPASLARSEFNLIWLDMEMTGLHPATDRILEIAVVVTDSNLTTSIDGPVLAIHQTDQVLSAMDEWNQKTHGASGLIERVRASTLDEHEAVRQIREFIQRYVAPGKSPMCGNSICQDRRFMAQWMPELEKFFHYRNLDVSTIKELCRRWQPSIYKGFHKRGLHTALADVHESIDELKYYREHFIRLSAPNQEL from the coding sequence ATGATACCCAATCTAACTCATTCTGATGTTTCTGAGACTCTTTCCGCTACTCCAGCAAGTCTTGCCCGCAGCGAATTTAACCTGATCTGGCTAGATATGGAAATGACGGGTTTGCACCCTGCGACTGACCGTATTCTTGAGATTGCGGTGGTGGTGACGGACTCCAATTTGACGACCTCAATAGATGGGCCGGTGCTTGCGATTCATCAAACAGATCAAGTTTTAAGCGCCATGGATGAGTGGAATCAAAAGACTCATGGCGCGTCAGGTCTGATTGAGCGGGTGCGTGCTTCCACCCTCGATGAGCACGAGGCAGTCAGACAGATTCGTGAGTTTATACAGCGCTATGTAGCGCCGGGCAAATCCCCGATGTGCGGTAACTCAATCTGCCAAGATCGTCGTTTTATGGCGCAATGGATGCCTGAGCTTGAGAAATTTTTTCATTATCGTAACCTGGATGTGAGTACTATAAAAGAGCTCTGTCGCCGCTGGCAGCCATCGATTTATAAAGGTTTTCATAAACGCGGGTTGCATACGGCGCTGGCCGATGTTCATGAATCAATCGATGAGCTGAAATACTACCGCGAGCACTTTATTCGGTTGTCAGCGCCAAATCAGGAGCTGTAA
- the pmbA gene encoding metalloprotease PmbA, with protein sequence MVASTHSFPRTQEQLKEIASDILRHAKQLGASDATVCVSEGDGLSVTVRRGEVETIEHNRDKGVMVSVLIGKKRGQAGTSDFMPQALRDTVAAAYNIARFTAEDDCAGLPDIELLEPTPRALDLYHPWQLSANEAAEIARQTEQAAFATDARISNSEGASVCAQHAHSVLATSQGFLAGYPTSRHFISCAPIAGRGQHMQQDSWYTSKRSASDLAAPEELGAYAAQRALAKLGARSLSTRKCPVLFEAPLAAGLIGAFVQAASGGALYRNMTFLIDGLGRQIFAPHIRLLEDPYRPRAMGSTPFDAEGVRPHPREVVQAGIMQGYFLSSYSARKLGMQTTGNAGGSHNLALQSTLTQPHDDLPAMLKKLGTGLFITELMGPGVNYVTGDYSRGAAGFWVEGGEIQYPVEEITVASTLQQMFQQIVAIGADAYVYGAKETGSVLLEQMTIAGS encoded by the coding sequence ATGGTCGCTAGCACACATTCTTTTCCGCGTACGCAAGAACAATTAAAAGAAATCGCTTCGGATATTTTGCGCCACGCTAAACAGCTTGGAGCCTCTGATGCAACGGTATGTGTTTCCGAAGGCGATGGTTTATCCGTAACGGTGCGTCGCGGCGAGGTTGAAACTATCGAACACAACCGTGACAAGGGGGTGATGGTCTCGGTGTTGATTGGCAAGAAACGCGGTCAGGCGGGCACCTCAGATTTTATGCCGCAAGCTTTGCGCGATACGGTAGCTGCCGCCTATAATATTGCGCGCTTTACGGCTGAGGACGATTGCGCTGGTTTGCCAGATATTGAGTTACTTGAACCTACGCCACGCGCGCTCGATCTGTATCATCCCTGGCAACTCAGCGCTAATGAAGCGGCTGAAATCGCGCGCCAGACCGAGCAAGCCGCGTTTGCTACGGACGCCCGTATCAGCAATTCGGAAGGGGCAAGTGTCTGTGCGCAACATGCGCACTCTGTATTGGCGACTAGCCAAGGGTTTTTAGCGGGCTATCCGACTTCCCGTCATTTTATTTCGTGTGCGCCGATTGCCGGTCGTGGCCAGCATATGCAACAGGATAGTTGGTATACATCGAAACGTAGCGCATCTGATTTAGCGGCGCCCGAGGAGCTTGGCGCATATGCAGCGCAACGCGCGCTGGCAAAGCTTGGTGCGCGCTCATTAAGCACGCGTAAATGCCCGGTATTATTTGAAGCACCGCTCGCAGCGGGGTTGATTGGCGCTTTTGTGCAGGCCGCGAGTGGTGGCGCGCTGTATCGCAACATGACATTTCTCATCGACGGCTTGGGCCGTCAGATTTTTGCGCCACATATTCGTTTGCTGGAAGATCCTTACCGCCCCCGTGCGATGGGGAGCACGCCGTTTGATGCAGAAGGAGTGCGCCCGCACCCGCGTGAGGTGGTGCAAGCCGGCATCATGCAAGGCTATTTCTTATCGAGCTACTCGGCGCGCAAACTGGGAATGCAAACGACCGGTAATGCAGGCGGTTCGCATAACCTTGCGTTGCAAAGCACACTGACGCAACCACATGATGATTTGCCGGCAATGTTAAAAAAACTGGGCACCGGGCTTTTTATTACGGAGTTGATGGGGCCCGGCGTGAACTACGTTACCGGAGATTATTCGCGCGGCGCGGCGGGATTTTGGGTCGAGGGTGGTGAAATTCAATATCCCGTTGAAGAAATTACGGTAGCCAGCACCTTGCAGCAAATGTTTCAACAGATCGTGGCGATTGGCGCGGATGCCTATGTCTATGGCGCTAAGGAGACGGGTTCAGTGCTGCTTGAGCAGATGACGATTGCGGGTAGTTGA
- a CDS encoding NACHT and WD40 repeat domain-containing protein translates to MSYSPQQTFFQSLIISVATAISFPNIRISTLCFKDNRPSVSTEPYGVVESPRDIKNTRHLAVCLQSATQIDIDAPLRTLAIEVLEAFSQKKIKTSELWREVVPLAAIPDKEFVFLLISRTFDALTHHQMLDQSVLRSLSAMIRNLSSGLISTGNLVKVLQALKEQLKDVHQEGNTQELLALLQTTSQLLDAMAHIGVTGIRRTELQEPLDKILGEFSQNEDPAISFQARYARQALVHVHNDESSVQAVMRRLFGLAKGGLTLAGAIHRLDPAKLLETVENFSTAFAGTDEILKRLTELAKEAKDFISSAKEGGATIREALTTTWKHRWYAALQFMDVFIEAGQFVKLEKFSRESQYSHHTDFLLGLCQRLEQIARTQEDEKISQSAVTFLGDLVQNKTKWVQHKSVEQGVLNALGRLAMLPNGPLQTHAQKILSEVAPRLSSAQQTGADTYVPPVWDPIWRTPPTELLRDVRLNQAQKRDLQRQYVPLATLGQDIDALGGTYLKSLEEEGEAKDALSMYVALQCTTTVVGSPPFDLNDAVNTFLDSDKKVLLLLGGAGSGKSTFNRLLAQRLWQEYRETGEASDELRIPLYISLSTLKDPSLNLISEYFKQEGFTEAQIEALRTTRRFVFILDGYDEIAQRARAFYADNRLDRWQAQVIISSRPEYLGRGYQSKFQPPDKTRLFEEYWLAPFSDKSIENYIDRYVKHVKPKWGAKKYKQAFKDTTDLKELVRSPFMLRMALDVLPTLEMLHRNGESWLTTRVALYDKFVENWFARSKERLERIQLKPVEQEVFDHLDESGFVGHGMVFSQEFAVKMYQQEKTPFVATYSEASDAGKGNWREEFLGSAEKARLLRFNAPLIRQGGNQYKFIHASVQQYFVARALWENLKGPADTGQLGVSDNLNIMKDLRVLWEEPEHHIELEPLALFNTLNIVEDPGVLSFLIERVQQEQTLVKPLLDWMKASKALDGFEKAAANALTILVKAGGRLSGLDLSNIKVPGADLRYGVFDRTQFREANLSKVKLQGAWLRGANLERATLDGVDFGALPSLEVGSNVNSCCYSSDGYWLAVGMLGEIKLYQTKNLKLVHTLEGHRGWVTSVDFSTNRQFLASGSRDGTVKLWKMGNKEALRTLNGHCGGVLSVNFSPDSQFLVSGNEDTTVRLWSVESGEELQTLKEHSRWVNSVNFSPKGGVLASGSSDDTVKLWKIRKMRNEKAQLLNTSKLNGHCGGVLSVNFSPNGEILASGSADRTVKLWSVGREEELYTLQGHSSWVTSVNFSPNGEVLASGGNDQTVRLWSVESGEALHTFEGHRGWVTSVNFSPNGDFLASGSDDQTVKLWSVERREALHRFQGHRGWVTSLDFSPNGDFLASGSEDGTVRLWSVESGEELRTLKGHSGGGVWSVSFSPLNSKFLASGSEDGTVTLWNVKSGKKLHMFKGHRDGVTSVCFSSNGETLASGSWDGKVKLWRVRGGKKLHMLTGHNVKVEKVIFSPNDKFLASGGWDGKVKLWSVTGECIATFEGHSDEVRSLSFSQPSGEFLASASKDGAVGRWNVESEEELQMLEGHSDEVWSVSFSPLNSKFLASGSWDGTVKLWSVETGECTGTLSGFVGLIDSMVWQEPSERGIQMVAGGRGSAVHIWQVGPQENNREVSLYWTSSQNELTLADMSIERPQSLSAMNARLIEQRPRNSARRRLGEASSEER, encoded by the coding sequence ATGTCATATTCTCCTCAACAGACTTTCTTCCAAAGTTTAATAATAAGCGTAGCAACAGCGATATCGTTCCCGAATATTCGGATTAGTACACTTTGCTTTAAGGATAACCGGCCGTCTGTCTCTACTGAGCCGTATGGTGTTGTCGAGAGTCCGCGTGACATCAAAAATACTCGTCACTTAGCGGTGTGCTTACAATCTGCTACGCAAATAGACATCGATGCACCGTTGCGCACCTTGGCGATTGAGGTGCTGGAAGCTTTTTCTCAAAAGAAAATCAAGACCTCGGAATTATGGCGAGAGGTCGTGCCGTTAGCGGCAATCCCCGATAAAGAATTTGTCTTTCTCTTAATCAGCCGAACCTTTGATGCACTGACTCACCACCAAATGCTGGATCAATCCGTACTGCGAAGCCTGTCCGCAATGATACGGAATCTAAGCAGCGGGCTGATTAGCACAGGGAATTTAGTTAAGGTATTACAAGCTTTGAAGGAGCAGTTAAAGGACGTGCATCAAGAAGGCAATACCCAGGAGCTCTTGGCTTTACTGCAAACCACCTCGCAGCTATTAGACGCGATGGCGCACATTGGCGTCACAGGCATCCGCCGGACGGAATTGCAAGAACCATTGGATAAGATCCTTGGTGAATTTAGTCAGAATGAAGATCCTGCGATAAGCTTTCAAGCTCGTTATGCACGCCAAGCACTGGTGCATGTTCACAATGATGAGAGCTCCGTGCAAGCAGTGATGCGCCGTCTCTTTGGATTAGCCAAAGGTGGTTTAACCCTGGCCGGCGCGATCCACAGGTTAGATCCCGCTAAATTACTGGAGACCGTTGAGAATTTCAGCACGGCTTTCGCTGGTACGGACGAGATACTTAAGCGCCTGACTGAGCTGGCAAAGGAAGCAAAAGATTTCATTTCGAGCGCTAAAGAAGGGGGGGCAACAATCCGTGAAGCGCTGACAACGACATGGAAACATCGCTGGTATGCAGCGCTGCAATTTATGGATGTCTTCATAGAAGCAGGCCAGTTTGTCAAACTTGAGAAATTTTCTCGTGAGAGCCAGTATAGCCACCACACAGACTTTTTACTGGGCTTATGTCAGCGCTTAGAGCAAATTGCTCGCACCCAAGAAGATGAAAAGATAAGTCAATCGGCTGTCACCTTTTTAGGTGACTTAGTACAAAACAAAACGAAGTGGGTACAGCATAAGAGTGTCGAGCAAGGGGTATTAAATGCGTTAGGGCGGTTAGCGATGCTACCGAACGGACCGCTACAGACACACGCTCAGAAGATTTTAAGCGAGGTAGCGCCCAGGTTAAGTTCGGCTCAGCAAACCGGGGCAGACACCTATGTGCCGCCAGTCTGGGATCCGATCTGGCGAACACCCCCTACTGAGCTCTTAAGGGACGTCCGTTTAAACCAAGCGCAAAAACGGGATCTACAACGTCAATATGTTCCGTTGGCCACTTTAGGTCAAGATATCGACGCCCTAGGAGGCACATATTTAAAGAGCCTAGAGGAAGAGGGGGAAGCCAAAGACGCTCTCTCGATGTATGTGGCACTACAATGCACCACAACTGTGGTCGGAAGCCCTCCTTTTGATTTAAACGATGCCGTCAATACTTTCCTAGATTCAGACAAAAAAGTGCTCTTACTATTAGGCGGAGCGGGTTCAGGTAAATCTACCTTTAACCGGCTTCTTGCTCAACGCCTATGGCAAGAGTACCGCGAAACGGGAGAGGCATCAGATGAGCTCCGAATTCCGCTTTATATTTCTCTATCTACGCTGAAAGATCCGAGTCTAAACTTGATCTCCGAATATTTCAAACAGGAGGGCTTTACGGAAGCGCAGATAGAGGCTTTGCGCACCACGCGGCGCTTTGTCTTTATATTAGATGGCTATGATGAGATCGCGCAACGCGCGCGGGCCTTCTATGCGGATAACAGGCTGGACCGTTGGCAAGCGCAAGTGATTATCAGCAGCCGGCCAGAATATTTAGGCCGCGGCTATCAAAGTAAATTCCAACCACCAGATAAGACTCGTTTATTCGAAGAGTATTGGCTGGCACCTTTCTCAGATAAATCAATTGAAAACTATATCGATCGATATGTGAAGCATGTCAAGCCGAAGTGGGGTGCCAAAAAATACAAGCAGGCTTTTAAAGATACAACAGATTTAAAAGAGCTGGTGCGCAGCCCTTTTATGCTGAGGATGGCCTTGGATGTTTTGCCCACGCTAGAAATGCTGCACAGGAACGGGGAGTCATGGCTGACGACTCGAGTGGCGCTGTATGACAAATTTGTAGAAAACTGGTTTGCGCGTTCGAAGGAACGTTTAGAGCGCATTCAATTAAAGCCAGTGGAACAAGAGGTATTTGATCACTTAGATGAAAGTGGCTTTGTAGGCCATGGCATGGTGTTTAGCCAAGAATTTGCGGTGAAGATGTATCAGCAAGAAAAAACCCCGTTCGTCGCAACATATTCAGAGGCAAGCGATGCCGGGAAAGGGAATTGGCGTGAGGAATTTTTAGGAAGCGCTGAAAAGGCGCGACTACTCCGCTTTAATGCGCCCTTAATCCGCCAAGGTGGTAACCAATATAAATTTATCCACGCATCAGTACAGCAGTATTTTGTGGCTCGAGCGTTATGGGAAAATCTGAAAGGGCCAGCTGACACCGGACAGTTAGGCGTATCCGACAATTTGAACATAATGAAAGATCTGAGAGTGCTATGGGAAGAGCCGGAACATCACATTGAGCTTGAACCGTTGGCGTTGTTCAACACCCTAAATATAGTGGAAGATCCAGGGGTGCTGAGTTTTTTAATAGAGCGAGTGCAGCAGGAGCAAACGTTGGTAAAGCCGCTCTTAGATTGGATGAAGGCCTCGAAAGCACTAGATGGCTTTGAAAAAGCGGCGGCGAACGCGCTCACAATTTTGGTCAAAGCTGGGGGACGGTTGAGTGGATTGGATCTGAGTAACATCAAGGTGCCTGGAGCGGACTTACGTTATGGGGTTTTTGACCGAACGCAATTTAGAGAGGCGAATTTAAGCAAAGTAAAATTGCAAGGCGCATGGTTGCGTGGGGCGAATTTGGAAAGGGCGACGCTGGATGGGGTGGACTTTGGAGCGTTGCCTAGTTTAGAGGTGGGTAGCAATGTTAATAGCTGCTGTTATTCATCCGATGGGTACTGGTTGGCTGTTGGCATGCTTGGTGAGATTAAATTGTATCAAACTAAGAATTTGAAGCTAGTGCATACCCTTGAAGGGCATAGGGGTTGGGTGACGAGTGTGGATTTTTCGACAAATCGCCAATTCCTTGCATCGGGGAGTCGGGATGGAACGGTGAAGCTATGGAAAATGGGAAACAAAGAAGCACTGCGTACGCTTAATGGGCATTGTGGCGGAGTTTTGAGTGTGAATTTTTCGCCAGATAGTCAGTTCTTGGTGTCGGGGAACGAAGATACGACGGTGAGGCTGTGGAGCGTGGAAAGTGGGGAAGAGTTGCAGACGCTTAAAGAGCATAGTCGCTGGGTGAATAGTGTAAATTTTTCACCAAAAGGCGGGGTTCTGGCGTCGGGGAGTTCAGATGATACGGTGAAGCTGTGGAAAATAAGAAAAATGAGAAACGAAAAAGCGCAGCTGCTGAATACCAGTAAGCTTAATGGGCATTGTGGCGGGGTTTTGAGTGTGAATTTTTCGCCAAACGGCGAGATCCTGGCGTCGGGGAGCGCGGATAGAACGGTGAAGCTGTGGAGTGTGGGACGCGAGGAAGAATTGTATACGCTTCAGGGACATAGTAGTTGGGTGACGAGTGTGAATTTTTCACCGAATGGCGAGGTTCTGGCATCAGGGGGTAATGATCAAACGGTGAGGCTATGGAGCGTGGAAAGCGGGGAAGCCTTGCATACGTTTGAAGGGCATAGGGGTTGGGTGACCAGTGTAAATTTTTCACCGAACGGCGATTTCCTGGCGTCGGGGAGTGATGATCAGACAGTGAAGTTGTGGAGCGTGGAACGTCGAGAAGCGTTGCATAGATTTCAAGGGCATAGGGGGTGGGTGACGAGTTTGGATTTTTCACCGAACGGCGATTTCCTGGCGTCTGGGAGTGAAGATGGAACGGTAAGGCTGTGGAGCGTGGAAAGTGGAGAAGAGCTGCGTACCCTTAAAGGGCATAGTGGTGGTGGGGTGTGGAGTGTGAGCTTTTCACCACTAAATAGTAAGTTCCTGGCGTCGGGGAGCGAAGATGGGACGGTGACGCTGTGGAATGTAAAGAGCGGAAAAAAGTTACATATGTTTAAAGGGCATCGTGATGGGGTGACTAGTGTGTGCTTTTCATCAAACGGTGAGACCCTGGCGTCGGGAAGTTGGGATGGAAAAGTGAAGCTATGGAGAGTGAGAGGTGGAAAAAAGTTGCATATGCTTACAGGGCATAATGTTAAAGTGGAAAAAGTAATTTTTTCGCCGAACGATAAGTTCCTAGCGTCGGGAGGGTGGGATGGAAAAGTGAAACTATGGTCGGTAACAGGCGAATGTATAGCAACGTTTGAAGGGCATAGTGATGAGGTGCGGAGTCTGAGTTTTTCACAGCCAAGCGGAGAATTTCTGGCGTCTGCGAGTAAAGACGGGGCAGTGGGGCGGTGGAATGTGGAAAGTGAAGAAGAGTTGCAGATGCTTGAAGGGCATAGTGATGAGGTGTGGAGTGTGAGCTTTTCACCACTAAATAGTAAGTTCCTGGCGTCGGGGAGTTGGGATGGGACAGTGAAACTGTGGTCGGTAGAAACAGGCGAATGTACAGGAACGCTTTCAGGTTTTGTTGGGTTGATCGATTCAATGGTGTGGCAAGAGCCTTCTGAACGTGGCATTCAAATGGTAGCAGGTGGAAGAGGTAGTGCGGTTCATATTTGGCAGGTAGGACCTCAAGAAAATAATAGGGAAGTCAGTTTATATTGGACCTCATCTCAAAACGAGCTGACCTTAGCCGATATGTCTATTGAGAGGCCCCAGAGTTTAAGTGCAATGAATGCTCGCTTGATTGAACAAAGGCCAAGAAATTCCGCACGAAGAAGACTTGGCGAAGCATCCTCAGAGGAGAGATAA